The following coding sequences are from one Lolium rigidum isolate FL_2022 chromosome 6, APGP_CSIRO_Lrig_0.1, whole genome shotgun sequence window:
- the LOC124665837 gene encoding probable ubiquitin-conjugating enzyme E2 25 isoform X2, with the protein MVLKKLLQLFGVGKKKKDSKKKGKSIDPLWQGVVPHSTVNVLASKSILDPCSSGAGTVLSLQKHEPECSSIISTMINTIHGSENDDYKLFSQFDVVQDFSDHHYAKTSPGKATKDWTKAIQNEWKLLQRDLPGSIYVRVYEDRTDLLRAAIAGPSGTPYHDGLFFFDVRFPPDYPRCPPKVHYHSGGLRLNPNLYESGKVCLSLLNTWWGTGCEKWGKSKSTMLQVLISIQGLVLNDKPYFNEPGNKSTANTPPGEKHSVAYNQTAFVLSCKTMLYSLRKPPKGSWKDICFNSGHYKQI; encoded by the exons ATGGTCCTCAAGAAGCTGCTTCAGCTGTTTGGAGttggcaagaagaagaaggattcCAAGAAGAAAG GCAAGTCCATTGACCCTCTTTGGCAAG gtgttgttcCACACTCCACTGTAAATGTCCTTGCAAGTAAAAGTATTTTGGATCCCTGCTCAAGTGGGGCTGGTACTGTGCTATCACTGCAAAAACATGAGCCTGAATGTTCAAGTATTATCTCAACAATGATAAACACAATACAtggttctgaaaatgatgattacAAGTTATTTAGCCAATTTGATGTTGTTCAAGATTTCTCAGACCACCACTATGCAAAGACTTCTCCAGGGAAG GCCACCAAAGATTGGACGAAAGCAATCCAAAATGAATGGAagcttctacagagagatctaccag GATCTATATATGTTAGAGTTTATGAGGATAGGACTGATCTTCTTAGAGCTGCTATTGCTGGGCCTTCTGGAACTCCATATCATGATGGTCTATTCTTCTTTGATGTTCGTTTTCCTCCTGATTACCCGCGATGTCCACCA AAAGTGCATTACCATTCTGGTGGGCTTCGTCTAAATCCGAACCTGTATGAGAGTGGAAAAGTTTGCCTTAGCCTGCTCAACACTTGGTGGGGTACTGGATGTGAGAAGTGGGGCAAGTCGAAATCCACCATGCTGCAAGTGTTGATCTCCATCCAGGGCCTTGTGTTGAATGATAAACCATATTTTAATGAGCCAGGCAATAAAAGCACGGCTAATACGCCTCCTGGTGAAAAGCATTCTGTGGCATACAATCAAACTGCATTTGTACTATCCTGCAAGACAATGTTGTATTCACTTCGGAAGCCTCCAAAG GGATCATGGAAGGATATTTGTTTCAATTCTGGTCATTACAAACAAATTTAA
- the LOC124665837 gene encoding putative ubiquitin-conjugating enzyme E2 38 isoform X1, whose translation MVLKKLLQLFGVGKKKKDSKKKGKSIDPLWQGVVPHSTVNVLASKSILDPCSSGAGTVLSLQKHEPECSSIISTMINTIHGSENDDYKLFSQFDVVQDFSDHHYAKTSPGKATKDWTKAIQNEWKLLQRDLPGSIYVRVYEDRTDLLRAAIAGPSGTPYHDGLFFFDVRFPPDYPRCPPKVHYHSGGLRLNPNLYESGKVCLSLLNTWWGTGCEKWGKSKSTMLQVLISIQGLVLNDKPYFNEPGNKSTANTPPGEKHSVAYNQTAFVLSCKTMLYSLRKPPKHFENLVVRHFHERERAILDACGAYSSGMVVGSLATDGAKYACDKWFVSFKKSLDAHTELLAKELATNRTRALELDRDAPAADEIVSTS comes from the exons ATGGTCCTCAAGAAGCTGCTTCAGCTGTTTGGAGttggcaagaagaagaaggattcCAAGAAGAAAG GCAAGTCCATTGACCCTCTTTGGCAAG gtgttgttcCACACTCCACTGTAAATGTCCTTGCAAGTAAAAGTATTTTGGATCCCTGCTCAAGTGGGGCTGGTACTGTGCTATCACTGCAAAAACATGAGCCTGAATGTTCAAGTATTATCTCAACAATGATAAACACAATACAtggttctgaaaatgatgattacAAGTTATTTAGCCAATTTGATGTTGTTCAAGATTTCTCAGACCACCACTATGCAAAGACTTCTCCAGGGAAG GCCACCAAAGATTGGACGAAAGCAATCCAAAATGAATGGAagcttctacagagagatctaccag GATCTATATATGTTAGAGTTTATGAGGATAGGACTGATCTTCTTAGAGCTGCTATTGCTGGGCCTTCTGGAACTCCATATCATGATGGTCTATTCTTCTTTGATGTTCGTTTTCCTCCTGATTACCCGCGATGTCCACCA AAAGTGCATTACCATTCTGGTGGGCTTCGTCTAAATCCGAACCTGTATGAGAGTGGAAAAGTTTGCCTTAGCCTGCTCAACACTTGGTGGGGTACTGGATGTGAGAAGTGGGGCAAGTCGAAATCCACCATGCTGCAAGTGTTGATCTCCATCCAGGGCCTTGTGTTGAATGATAAACCATATTTTAATGAGCCAGGCAATAAAAGCACGGCTAATACGCCTCCTGGTGAAAAGCATTCTGTGGCATACAATCAAACTGCATTTGTACTATCCTGCAAGACAATGTTGTATTCACTTCGGAAGCCTCCAAAG CATTTTGAGAACCTTGTCGTGCGCCATTTCCACGAGCGGGAGCGTGCCATCCTGGACGCATGTGGTGCATACTCGTCTGGTATGGTCGTCGGATCGTTGGCCACTGATGGCGCAAAGTACGCATGCGACAAGTGGTTTGTGAGTTTCAAGAAGTCTCTGGATGCACACACTGAACTTCTCGCAAAGGAGCTGGCCACGAACAGAACTCGAGCGCTGGAACTGGACAGAGATGCGCCAGCTGCAGATGAGATTGTGTCTACCAGCTAG
- the LOC124663881 gene encoding serine/threonine-protein kinase RHS3-like: MNSRSYNKLAAVNDKMDFNTHGNSVFNGTLERNQSASKPAAYSQIPMDFNTRGNMAFNGTLDRNQSGISAKTAAHSQIPSDKKSRHKKKEDPSDRTNPSHVTSHPTLGAVLASTSETSGNTATPTKATSRSINSNFGSPRSNSMDSCISGQVKHHTGGDCRWDAVQLATSRDSPLSLVHFRLLKRLGYGDIGSVYLVELRGTDTFFAMKVMDKESLISRNKLIRAQTEREILGLLDHPFLPTLYTHFETEKFYCLVMEYCCGGNLHSLRQKQLNKYFTEQAARFYASEVLLALEYLHMLGIVYRDLKPENVLVRDGGHIMLSDFDLSLRCSVSPMLVKSSSVHAGPNGVVKGLADTEGISNANAGCIQPSAFFPRMLSMSKRNRKTKSDFSLHGLHTLEFNAEPTDARSMSFVGTHEYLAPEIIRGEGHGSAVDWWTFGIFLYELLHGMTPFKGNGNRATLSNVVEQPLRFPENPPVSTVARDLIRGLLMKDPHKRIASKRGATEIKQHPFFEGVNWALVRSAHPPSVPDPVDFRQYGAKEKKGAERGLATTPSSLSSSAAAAAKSATRSVSPGHFEYF; encoded by the exons ATGAACTCCAGGTCATACAACAAGCTGGCCGCCGTGAATGACAAAATGGATTTTaacactcatggaaatagcgtaTTCAATGGCACCCTAGAGCGGAATCAATCAGCATCCAAACCAGCTGCATACTCGCAGATTCCAATGGATTTCAACACTCGTGGAAATATGGCATTCAATGGTACCTTAGATCGAAATCAATCAGGTATCTCAGCCAAAACGGCTGCACACTCGCAGATCCCATCTGATAAGAAGTCACGTCACAAGAAGAAAGAAGATCCATCTGACAGAACAAACCCAAGCCACGTTACAAGTCATCCCACACTGGGTGCTGTGCTGGCATCAACATCGGAAACAAGTGGCAATACTGCAACACCAACAAAAGCAACATCCAGAAGCATCAATAGCAACTTCGGGAGTCCTAGAAGTAACAGCATGGACAGCTGCATTTCCGGCCAAGTCAAGCATCACACTGGAGGGGACTGCAGGTGGGATGCCGTCCAATTGGCCACCTCCAGGGACTCCCCTCTCAGCCTAGTCCACTTCAGACTTCTGAAGCGCCTCGGATACGGAGACATTGGCAGtgtttaccttgtggagctcaggGGGACAGACACGTTCTTCGCGATGAAAGTGATGGACAAGGAGTCACTCATCAGCAGGAACAAGCTGATCAGGGCACAAACGGAGAGGGAGATACTTGGCCTTCTTGATCACCCCTTTCTGCCAACACTGTACACTCATTTTGAGACCGAGAAGTTCTACTGCCTTGTCATGGAGTATTGCTGCGGTGGTAATCTCCATTCGCTTCGGCAGAAGCAACTTAACAAgtacttcaccgagcaagcagccAG ATTTTATGCCTCTGAGGTGTTGCTTGCACTCGAGTACCTCCACATGCTTGGCATTGTGTACCGAGACCTGAAGCCTGAAAATGTCCTTGTCCGAGATGGGGGGCACATCATGCTGTCCGACTTCGACCTGTCGCTGCGGTGCTCTGTAAGCCCAATGCTGGTCAAATCCTCGTCGGTCCACGCAGGTCCCAACGGTGTGGTGAAGGGCCTGGCCGACACCGAAGGCATCAGCAACGCAAACGCTGGATGCATCCAGCCATCAGCATTCTTCCCCAGGATGCTCAGCATGAGCAAGAGGAACCGCAAGACCAAATCAGACTTCAGCCTCCACGGACTCCATACCTTGGAGTTCAACGCCGAGCCGACGGACGCCAGGTCGATGTCATTCGTGGGCACCCACGAGTACCTCGCGCCGGAGATCATCCGAGGGGAGGGACACGGCAGCGCGGTGGACTGGTGGACCTTCGGCATCTTCCTGTACGAGCTTCTGCACGGCATGACACCTTTCAAAGGGAACGGGAACCGCGCCACGCTCTCCAACGTGGTGGAGCAGCCGCTGCGGTTCCCCGAGAACCCGCCGGTGAGCACCGTCGCGCGGGACCTCATCCGGGGACTCCTGATGAAGGATCCTCATAAGAGGATCGCATCCAAGAGGGGTGCCACTGAGATCAAGCAGCATCCCTTCTTCGAGGGGGTGAACTGGGCACTTGTCAGGAGCGCTCATCCACCTTCGGTCCCTGACCCTGTGGACTTCAGACAGTACGGAGCCAAGGAGAAGAAGGGTGCGGAGCGTGGTTTGGCCACTACTCCGAGCAGCTTATCGTCAAGTGCTGCCGCAGCAGCCAAGTCGGCCACAAGGAGCGTTTCCCCCGGCCATTTTGAGTATTTCTAG